The window CTGGAAGCTTTCACCAGTCCACAAAAACTCACATGGAGAAGAAAGGCTTGAGCTCAGTAAAGGGGCTTGGGGGCAAACACACCCTCGCGCTGCTGACAGCTGTGGCGTGGGGCCCGCCACTGGGGTCTCCGGGAGCTACGGCGTTATTAGTGAGCCCAAGAGCAGGCGGCATCACTGGAAGAGTGGGTGAGACCTTCTACCACCGCGTGTGTAACCTCAGGCCCCTCAAGCAGGAGGCAGATGTCAACTTGTTCATTTTTAACTTACAAGACTCCTTCTTTAAGAAAAGGGCTACTGAATTCTGAATTTGGTGCTGCATCATAGATTAATCCATTTTGatgttttacaaattaaaatatctaGCAATAAGACTTCTGGATCCTGAAGGAATTACAACTCACTCTTAAAACATTCCAGATAACCCACCACTGCTTTTCCCACACGGCTTTTCCTTAAAactttgatttcttccttgaaaatatttaaagtccACCTATAATTTCCCAAGGAAATAttaataaaggaaatcagaaaattgCCAAGGTATGAAGAGTTATTCTGTGCCAAAATGCAAGGTGCATTCTTGAGTTCCAAGGTTCCCATTTGTTAATCAACAGCTGGATGAACGATCATCGGGTCAAGCAATGATCTAGGATCTACCTCAGACCCAACTGGGCAGGAGCAAGCCCGGGGCTCCTGGAGAGTGGCCATCACCCGACCCCACAAAATGGAGGAGTAAATTAAACAAACCTCCCTCTTCCCCGTCACAAGTGCGCtgccaggggtggggtgaggccGGCTCACCTACGGTGCCTGGCGCTGACCCCCTGCAGCTGCCCGGGGCTGGGACTCCTTCCGCTTGCAGAGCCACCACTGACGACGACTGGGGAGGAGGATTCACCGAGCTCCTCCTGTTCTTGCCCTCGCTGTGCAGTCCTGCTCTGGTGAGCCTGCTGGGGGGAGCaaacccccaccccactgccggATCCCCCGAGAGACTGCACCTCAAAGCTATCAAGTGCCCCAGTGCAAGGGCAGAGGAACCCTGCTCAAAAACTCGGCTActgacttttctttaaataaaataaagacaataaatttaAGTCCATTTAAACTCTGAAGTTTTTGTGAATGAGAGAGTCCAATCACATTTTACTGAACCACGCAGGCTTTGGAGCACTTTGCCAGCCTTGTCACTTGCTATTTTCAGGGGGATAATTCTTTACCGTGGGGCTGTCCTGGGCACTGTGGGATGCTCAGCAGCCTCCCTGGCCCCTGCTATGAGACGCCAGCAGCCCCCGGGTCATGACATCCAAAAACGTCTCCAGGTGTCACCAGGTTCCCCTAGACACTGCCTTACGGGATCCTTACACGGTCTACGTGGGCAAAACCAGGCCAGGCATCGGGAGTTTCACATGCAGAGGGGCTGCAGGTGACACCCAACTCAACATCACgtcaccaaaaatatttttttgcagcATCCATCTTGTGCCCCAATACTCCTGGGCCTCATGAGCTCCACTGCCAGGGCCGGGCCTCTCCCTCGGAGCCTGCCCTGGCAGGGATCGAGCTCCTCCCGCCGACCCACTGGGCCCCCAGGTGACTCTCTCACCTCGGGGAGCCATGGAAAGCTCCCCGCGGTGCACTCCGGACTCTGGCCTGGCTCCAAAGCCCGGCTCTTGGCCCTGTGCAGTGCTCCTGCCCCCCTCAAGGTCAGAAGCCCCGTCTGCTAAATGGGGGAAGGCGACTGGGCAGAGCACCCTGGGATCCTCCCTGCCCAGCCTCCTCCAGGCCGGCACCGGGGTTGCGCTTCCCCAGGGCCTGGAGCCGGAGCAAGCGAACTTCCCGAGAGGCCAAGCAGGGAGGGCCTGTTCTTCACTCAATGGTGCCaacaagccccaagacagaggcaAACACCCCAAACTGCTGCTGGCATGAAGAAGCTGCGCAAAATTAAACCAGACGTCACTGATTCCCTTTACTCTGCTGTACAGTGAATGCAATTACAAAGCGGTAAAACATTTTTGGATTAAAAACATGAGTATTTTTGTGGAAAACCTGCTattgttttcagaaaataaagagcTATGACGTGCTAAAACCTCAATGCCTCCTCAAAGTGTTATCTTTATGGTTAGAAGGAAAGAGGTGCTCGTGAACCAGGCAAAGGAGCCTCATTCTCCACACTGTTGTGAAATTACCAACAACAGATTttaacagacaataaataaagcCAAATTTTTACTTTGTATGCTAATTTTAATAGCTCAAAGAAAGGATTTTTATCCAGAATGGAACAGGGTCCTCCCCACAGACGCCCAACAACAGATCAAGCTCCCGCATCCCCCACTTAGTCTGACCTGTTAACTTAGGCGACGGGTCACCAACAGACAGCTTTAGAATACAAAATACCTTGAGAAGATCCAGGTGACGCTTCCCAAAGctttgatgaaattaaaatatccTTCAGTAccttttgggcttttttttttcagtcctccTCCTCATCTCTGTGCAAACTTGTACTTCCCTCATCAGACATGCTGCTTCcggactcttcctcctcctcccaggcTAAGAGCTTCTTAAAAACCTCAAACTCCTCAGCAGAGGAACAGGCTGTCCTGGCCAAAAACTCGGCTTCTGAAACTCGCAAAATGTCCTTGAGCAAAGGGTTACAGATCTGGGTCTGACCCTTTTTGTCTGGGGTCTGGTACCGTCCGAGACGCTCCAGGTAAATGTGTCTCTGCTTAATCTTGGCCATCGAGAACTGCAGGTAGTCCGTCCTCACCACGTCCAAGTGCTTAATCCCCATCCTAAAATACGCATACTGGAAGGGACAGAACCGGAAAGCCTATTATTCCACAACCCATAATAAACTTAATTGtccaaaagcattaaaaaaatgacaGGCTAATAAACAACGGCAGAATACTCACTTTTATGATACCTGACATTTGTGTGACAGTTGAcagttttcaaagcattttcaaatTCACATTGagaaaaaaggggcagaagggaaaaattaagttctatttttttctttcagctgaGGGAAGGAGAACTATGAATATGGAAAAAATAgtcaaaaaaatccaaaaaacatcCAGGAATATGACCTAAATCATCATAATCATTGCCAAAAATTTACGTTTCCAAAATCACCATGCAAAATGGATTCTAAATTTTAGCTAGGAAGGTTTTTAGCTATTTTTACATTAGCTATTTCTAACAGAGTCTCCAGTGAAACTCTCGGAATGGGAATTGCCATATCTCAATGTTCCCGAGTCACTGTTCCGGGCATGACTGTTGGGGAGAGGCTTGGTCTACACCAAAGAAGTGGACCAGGTGGTGTCCACTGCTCTGTCCTCCAGCTGTGGTGTCTGAGGTTTCTTATGCACACACCTAACTCTCACTaggtttgaaaatttaaaaacttgctATTACTTCCCTCATCACTCTCGCAGTCCATTCCCACCTGGAATTTGTATTCCAGTTCACCGGGGTCCTCCTGAAGAACATAGGGGCACCTGTGCAGAATCTCAGTTACTTGCTGTACGGTGAAAAGACACTTCTCCTTGAGAACCCCAACAATGTCATCAATGTCCTGCTGACGCATGGTGAAAATTTCAGGGCAACACTGAAGTACCCTCTTTAGTTTCCCTGtagcacattaaaacaaaaaaaaaggcaaatgggAAACTTCAAGATATTCCAGAGACCCAAGGGGCCAGCTGTCCCCAATCGAGGTCTGCATTTAAGAAATGAACAAGACTCGCCCCCCCCTCACAGGTGAGTGTCAATTTCAGATTCTTCCCAGAAGCACCAAGGAAATGGGAGAGGCAAGAATGTCATGTCTCCCCACTGACTTCCTCTCACTTCTCCACTCACCAAACATCATGTCACCATCAACTGGGGCCTCCCAACCCCCCAGGGAACAAACCAGGCAAGAGTCCCTGTCTTGTAGCTCAATTCTCTCTTCTAGTCCTAACCTTCTGCCCTCCCTGTCCCCATGGCCAGCCTTCTGCAGAGAAGTCACTCCTCCTCACCTTCAAACCCACCACACATTCCTCTCACAGAACACCAGCTTCTCCTCAGAAGCCTTCACCAATCCATCTCACCTCATGCTACTCTGTCCCCAACTCTGACTCCTCTCAGCATGTGTAAAATCTGAGCTTCTTGTACCTTCTCCAAGGCCGAGCTTTCGCAGGTAACTGGAGCGCTTCTTCATCTGTGCTAGAGGCAGCTTCAGTAACTGGGGGTTTTTCTTCAAGGCCACATGCACAGGCTCTGCATTCAGACCCAGGAGTATTAATTCTGAAACAATGTCCAGCAGCCGTTGAGGACTGGTACCTGGCTGCACGCTGAGCAACTCACCAACAT of the Choloepus didactylus isolate mChoDid1 chromosome 9, mChoDid1.pri, whole genome shotgun sequence genome contains:
- the MTERF4 gene encoding transcription termination factor 4, mitochondrial isoform X1, producing the protein MAARGRQIFDWHRFLPLTWTHAARQTLHSREQKRSAAFWLRKLTVASSGGSLEEFSCVRSKKYVQEPERRADLTQCLLEKPLVDQGSSGLENVVTSLRDMGFSDAHVGELLSVQPGTSPQRLLDIVSELILLGLNAEPVHVALKKNPQLLKLPLAQMKKRSSYLRKLGLGEGKLKRVLQCCPEIFTMRQQDIDDIVGVLKEKCLFTVQQVTEILHRCPYVLQEDPGELEYKFQYAYFRMGIKHLDVVRTDYLQFSMAKIKQRHIYLERLGRYQTPDKKGQTQICNPLLKDILRVSEAEFLARTACSSAEEFEVFKKLLAWEEEEESGSSMSDEGSTSLHRDEEED